In Lacrimispora indolis DSM 755, a genomic segment contains:
- a CDS encoding YjjI family glycine radical enzyme, producing the protein MNKILDIVTSKGLTYEQKVVALAHAAENSLEVLSIPEETRRYMDIGAICDLDEGHAPYRPRYVMPDYEKAVKNGCEFLQLEAPKDLDEVLQFLMILYRHVPSITSYPVYLGNIDKLIEPFLDGVTDEEAEKKLKLFLIYLDRTITDGFCHANLGPEETRAGRLILKLEKELQNAVPNLTLKYDRDITPDSYAEFALYTSLYCANPAVCNHKMHKDTYGDYGISSCYNILPVGGGSYTLVRIVLPKLAANAENREQFLKELLPDCLDRMGNYMNERIRFLVEESNFFETSFLSLEGFIFRDKFLAMFGVVGLAECANMLMNDPEKTYGHNEEADDLAEQIMQVIADYAKGAKALYSEIFDDHFALHAQVGIDSDHGITSGVRIPVGMEPERMYDHLRHSARFHKFFPTGCADIFSFDPTGRNNPAAMLDIVKGAFSLGDKYISFYASDSDLVRITGYLVKRSEMEKYYEGEAVLQNTVHLGGDNYRNAHLENRKVRALT; encoded by the coding sequence ATGAACAAGATCTTAGACATTGTAACATCAAAGGGACTGACTTATGAGCAGAAGGTCGTGGCGCTTGCACATGCAGCAGAAAATAGTCTGGAGGTGCTTTCCATACCGGAAGAGACGCGCCGTTATATGGACATTGGAGCAATTTGCGATCTGGATGAGGGGCATGCACCTTATCGCCCCAGATATGTGATGCCGGATTATGAAAAAGCAGTAAAAAACGGATGTGAGTTTTTACAGCTGGAAGCGCCGAAAGACCTGGATGAAGTGCTGCAGTTTTTAATGATTCTGTACCGCCACGTCCCATCCATCACCAGTTATCCCGTTTATCTTGGCAACATTGATAAGCTGATTGAACCGTTTCTTGACGGGGTGACGGATGAGGAAGCGGAAAAGAAGCTGAAGCTGTTTCTCATTTATCTGGACCGGACCATAACCGATGGGTTCTGTCATGCCAATTTAGGGCCGGAAGAGACCAGGGCGGGAAGGCTGATTTTAAAGCTTGAAAAGGAGCTTCAGAATGCCGTTCCCAACTTAACACTGAAATATGACAGGGATATTACACCGGATTCCTATGCAGAGTTTGCGCTTTACACCTCCCTCTACTGTGCCAACCCGGCTGTCTGCAACCATAAGATGCACAAGGATACCTATGGTGATTACGGCATATCCAGCTGCTATAATATTCTTCCAGTGGGCGGCGGCTCCTACACGCTGGTGAGGATCGTGCTTCCAAAACTGGCCGCAAATGCAGAGAACAGAGAACAGTTTTTAAAAGAGCTTTTGCCTGACTGCCTTGACCGCATGGGAAATTATATGAATGAAAGAATTCGTTTCCTTGTGGAAGAATCCAATTTCTTTGAGACATCGTTCCTTTCCCTGGAAGGCTTTATTTTCAGAGATAAATTCCTTGCCATGTTCGGGGTCGTAGGGCTGGCGGAATGTGCAAATATGCTGATGAATGATCCGGAAAAGACATATGGCCACAATGAAGAAGCAGATGACTTGGCAGAGCAGATCATGCAGGTAATTGCAGATTATGCAAAAGGAGCAAAAGCGCTGTATTCTGAAATTTTTGACGATCATTTCGCCCTTCATGCCCAGGTGGGAATTGATTCGGATCACGGAATTACCTCAGGAGTGCGGATTCCCGTAGGAATGGAGCCGGAGCGCATGTATGACCACCTTCGCCACAGTGCCAGGTTCCACAAGTTTTTCCCTACAGGCTGTGCGGACATCTTCTCCTTTGATCCTACGGGAAGAAATAATCCGGCAGCAATGCTGGATATTGTAAAGGGAGCGTTTTCTCTGGGAGACAAGTATATAAGCTTTTACGCATCAGACAGCGATCTGGTCCGGATCACAGGATATTTGGTAAAACGAAGTGAAATGGAAAAATATTATGAGGGTGAAGCAGTGCTTCAGAATACCGTGCACCTGGGTGGAGATAACTACCGTAATGCACATCTGGAGAACCGGAAAGTCAGGGCGCTGACGTGA
- a CDS encoding YjjW family glycine radical enzyme activase, with product MIAPVNKMIPLSVVDGPGCRTAVFVQGCNIACAYCHNPETQRLCIGCGICVSQCPAGALFLSGTNVIWDEAACTQCDNCIRVCPNYASPKVRWMKAMEVWEQIERNMPFIQGITVSGGECSLYPEFLTELFTLAGKAGLSCYLDSNGCVDFSRYPKLMAVTDKVMLDVKAWDYHVFHRLTGGDNRLVKKNLKYLAETGKLHEVRLVCLEAEASSGSGQADDREVDMEDVIAGVADEVRPYLEEFKLKLIAFRNFGVKGKMETRKSPPPEQMEKLKELAVKCGFNNIQIV from the coding sequence GTGATAGCCCCGGTTAACAAAATGATTCCCTTAAGCGTTGTGGATGGGCCTGGCTGCCGGACTGCGGTGTTCGTCCAGGGCTGTAACATTGCCTGCGCTTACTGCCATAACCCGGAGACACAGAGGCTATGCATCGGCTGCGGTATTTGTGTCAGCCAGTGCCCTGCAGGCGCATTATTCCTTTCAGGCACAAATGTGATATGGGATGAGGCAGCTTGTACCCAGTGCGACAATTGCATCCGGGTCTGTCCCAATTACGCATCGCCTAAGGTGCGGTGGATGAAGGCTATGGAAGTATGGGAGCAGATTGAAAGAAACATGCCATTTATCCAGGGGATCACTGTGTCTGGCGGTGAATGCAGCCTGTATCCGGAATTTCTCACAGAATTGTTTACGCTTGCAGGAAAAGCCGGGCTGTCCTGTTATTTAGACAGCAACGGCTGCGTGGATTTTTCCAGGTATCCAAAGCTCATGGCGGTAACGGACAAAGTCATGTTAGATGTAAAAGCCTGGGACTATCATGTATTTCACCGGCTGACAGGCGGAGATAACCGGCTTGTCAAGAAAAATTTAAAATATCTGGCCGAGACAGGAAAATTGCATGAGGTAAGGCTTGTATGTCTTGAGGCGGAAGCTTCTTCCGGCTCTGGCCAGGCAGATGACAGGGAAGTGGATATGGAGGATGTCATCGCGGGTGTGGCAGATGAAGTCAGACCTTATCTGGAAGAATTTAAGCTGAAGCTCATTGCATTCCGCAATTTTGGAGTAAAAGGAAAAATGGAAACAAGAAAAAGTCCGCCTCCGGAACAAATGGAGAAACTGAAGGAACTGGCAGTGAAATGCGGATTTAATAATATACAAATTGTATAA
- a CDS encoding BMP family ABC transporter substrate-binding protein has protein sequence MKAKKGIVFGLTAAMVLSLSACGGGKTESAKTQEETTGGKSSFSVAMITDTGGINDQSFNQSAWEGLTELKEKTGAEVNYIESKQASDFVTNLERLGDSGANLLWGVGYACADAVLEAAGSNPDIQYAIIDNAYEDTPSNVTGVMFRAQEPSFLVGYVAGRTTQTGKVGFVGGISSGLIDQFQYGYEAGVKYAAKELGKDIDISVQYAESFSDAAKGKAIATRMYSDGCDVIYHAAGGTGTGVIEAAKEADKWVIGVDRDQAYLAPENVLTSALKLVGKAVQEVSEQAINGQKIGGQTLTFGLKEECVGIPEEHGNMPEGVYEDTLKVEDKIRNGELTPPTTKEEYEAFIAE, from the coding sequence ATGAAAGCAAAAAAAGGTATTGTGTTCGGTTTAACAGCAGCGATGGTATTGTCCCTTTCAGCATGCGGAGGCGGCAAAACAGAAAGCGCAAAGACTCAGGAAGAGACTACCGGAGGAAAGAGCAGCTTTTCTGTAGCAATGATTACGGACACAGGCGGTATCAATGACCAGTCCTTTAACCAGTCTGCATGGGAAGGACTCACCGAGTTAAAGGAAAAGACCGGTGCAGAGGTCAATTACATCGAGTCAAAGCAGGCATCAGACTTTGTGACGAATCTGGAGAGACTGGGAGACAGCGGTGCCAATTTGTTATGGGGAGTGGGCTATGCCTGTGCTGATGCAGTGCTGGAGGCGGCAGGGAGCAATCCGGATATCCAGTATGCGATTATCGACAATGCCTATGAGGATACGCCCTCCAATGTAACAGGTGTTATGTTCCGTGCCCAGGAGCCGTCCTTTTTGGTAGGCTATGTGGCCGGGCGGACAACACAGACCGGAAAAGTGGGCTTTGTAGGCGGAATTTCCTCAGGTCTGATCGACCAGTTCCAGTACGGCTATGAGGCCGGCGTAAAGTATGCGGCCAAAGAGCTTGGAAAGGATATTGATATTTCCGTGCAGTATGCGGAGAGCTTCAGCGATGCGGCCAAAGGAAAAGCCATTGCCACAAGGATGTATTCCGATGGCTGTGACGTGATCTACCACGCTGCAGGCGGCACAGGAACCGGTGTAATTGAGGCTGCCAAGGAAGCAGACAAATGGGTGATCGGCGTAGACCGGGATCAGGCATATTTAGCACCGGAAAACGTGCTCACATCAGCTCTTAAGTTAGTTGGAAAAGCAGTACAGGAAGTATCTGAGCAGGCAATAAACGGCCAGAAGATCGGCGGTCAGACCCTTACCTTCGGCTTAAAGGAAGAATGCGTAGGAATTCCTGAGGAGCATGGCAACATGCCGGAAGGCGTTTATGAAGATACGTTAAAGGTGGAAGACAAAATAAGAAACGGCGAGCTGACACCGCCCACCACAAAAGAGGAATACGAGGCATTTATCGCTGAATAG
- a CDS encoding ABC transporter ATP-binding protein, translating into MATISSDYAVQMHGITKRFGAFYALKDMSLDVKKGSIHSLLGENGAGKSTLMNVLYGLYQADEGEIYINGKKVEIKNPNTAIANGIGMVHQHFMLVEDFTVTQNIILGNETTSRAGVVDMKKARKQILEIVEKYGLEVDPDARICDISVGMQQRVEILKALYRGAEILILDEPTAVLTPQEIEDLLSIMRNLIKDGKAIIIITHKLKEIKASSHTCTVIRRGEYIDTVSVEKVSGQELATLMVGHEVKLVVDKTPAKPGETVLEIKDLVVKNEKKLEAVKGLNLTVRRGEIVGIAGIDGNGQKELVEAINSLVPAEKGSITVCGKAITNTDPRTVIDSGVSIIPEDRQKRGLVLDFTVNENAILERCRKEPFSRNGILNRKKMEEFTKTIIQEYDVRPEGCGSRRVGELSGGNQQKVIIGREVSMNPEILIAVQPTRGLDVGAIETVHKTLINERDKGKAVLLISFELDEVMNVSDTIAVIYDGKIQDTFAQGTVDENTIGLLMAGGKNHG; encoded by the coding sequence ATGGCCACGATAAGCAGCGATTATGCGGTCCAGATGCACGGAATCACAAAACGGTTCGGGGCATTTTACGCTTTGAAGGATATGAGCCTGGATGTGAAGAAGGGCAGCATTCATTCTCTTTTAGGTGAAAACGGTGCGGGGAAATCGACGCTGATGAATGTACTGTATGGATTGTATCAGGCCGATGAGGGCGAGATCTATATCAACGGAAAAAAAGTGGAGATAAAAAACCCGAATACAGCCATAGCAAACGGCATTGGTATGGTTCATCAGCATTTTATGCTGGTGGAGGATTTTACGGTTACACAGAACATTATTCTGGGAAATGAAACCACTTCCCGGGCAGGTGTTGTGGATATGAAAAAGGCCAGGAAACAGATTCTGGAAATCGTGGAAAAGTATGGCCTTGAAGTGGATCCGGATGCCAGGATCTGCGATATTTCTGTGGGAATGCAGCAAAGAGTGGAGATATTAAAGGCATTGTACCGGGGGGCAGAAATTTTGATTCTTGATGAGCCTACCGCTGTTTTGACTCCTCAGGAAATAGAAGATCTTTTGTCCATCATGCGCAATCTTATAAAGGATGGAAAAGCCATCATTATTATCACCCATAAGTTAAAGGAAATCAAGGCCTCCTCCCATACCTGTACCGTCATCCGACGGGGAGAATACATTGATACGGTGTCAGTAGAAAAGGTTTCAGGCCAGGAGCTGGCCACTCTCATGGTAGGCCATGAAGTAAAGCTTGTGGTGGATAAGACGCCGGCAAAGCCGGGAGAAACGGTATTGGAAATCAAGGATCTTGTTGTGAAAAATGAGAAGAAGCTGGAAGCGGTAAAGGGTCTGAATTTAACGGTGCGCAGGGGTGAAATCGTAGGTATCGCCGGAATTGACGGCAACGGGCAAAAGGAACTGGTTGAGGCCATCAACAGCCTGGTGCCGGCAGAAAAGGGAAGCATTACTGTCTGCGGAAAAGCGATCACCAATACAGATCCCAGAACAGTCATAGACAGTGGCGTCAGCATTATTCCCGAGGACAGGCAGAAGAGAGGCCTTGTACTGGATTTCACGGTAAATGAGAATGCCATATTGGAACGGTGCCGCAAAGAGCCGTTTTCCAGAAACGGAATCTTAAACAGAAAGAAAATGGAGGAGTTTACGAAAACCATTATTCAGGAATATGATGTCCGCCCGGAGGGCTGCGGTTCCAGACGGGTCGGGGAGCTTTCAGGAGGAAATCAGCAAAAGGTCATCATCGGCCGGGAAGTTTCCATGAATCCGGAAATCCTGATTGCAGTACAGCCCACGAGAGGACTTGATGTGGGAGCCATTGAAACGGTTCATAAGACTTTGATAAACGAGCGGGATAAGGGAAAAGCAGTGCTTTTAATCTCTTTTGAGCTGGATGAGGTCATGAATGTTTCCGATACCATCGCAGTGATTTATGACGGAAAGATTCAGGACACGTTTGCCCAGGGAACCGTAGATGAAAATACAATCGGTCTGTTAATGGCAGGAGGAAAGAATCATGGATAG
- a CDS encoding ABC transporter permease, whose translation MDRTVKILKKPLTMTLIAVFFGFIVAGIILAAAGYPPVHSLTVLFDGVFSSPKHISNVIIKSTPLILTGIGVAFAFKTGLFNIGAEGQFIMGCVASTVVGILFDFPPVIQVPLVIFAGVAAGAVYGGIAGFLKAKFGIHEVLTSIMLNWIALYFSNYICTLNRFHKPDTIGTYPINRSGYTMILGNYKTTEAGKAALAQNEFLRNTVLKTDVNVGILIAVILAVFIWFLLYKTAKGFELRAVGFNKSAAEFSGIYVNKNILHSMLISGAICGLAAALYITGNSPHGIATLAAFENTGFNGLSVCLIAASSPVGCIFAGLLFGGLIYGGQSLQYEVGAPSEIINIVIGVIVFFVALTRIIPPLVDRFSKGGKKHA comes from the coding sequence ATGGATAGAACGGTAAAGATTTTAAAAAAGCCATTGACAATGACTTTGATCGCTGTTTTCTTTGGATTCATTGTAGCGGGAATCATACTGGCGGCAGCGGGATATCCGCCGGTTCATTCCCTGACCGTCTTATTTGACGGAGTCTTTTCCAGTCCGAAACACATTTCCAATGTAATCATTAAAAGTACGCCCCTGATTCTTACGGGGATCGGAGTGGCATTTGCGTTTAAGACCGGACTTTTCAACATCGGAGCAGAAGGCCAGTTTATCATGGGCTGCGTGGCATCTACCGTGGTTGGTATTCTTTTCGATTTTCCGCCGGTGATCCAGGTTCCTCTGGTCATCTTTGCAGGAGTGGCGGCCGGAGCAGTCTATGGCGGGATTGCCGGTTTTTTAAAGGCGAAATTCGGCATTCACGAGGTTCTTACCAGCATTATGTTAAACTGGATTGCTCTTTATTTCTCTAACTATATCTGTACCTTAAACCGGTTTCACAAGCCGGATACCATTGGAACCTATCCCATCAACCGTTCCGGCTATACCATGATTTTGGGAAATTACAAGACAACGGAAGCGGGAAAGGCGGCCCTTGCACAGAATGAATTTTTGCGCAATACCGTTCTGAAAACAGATGTGAACGTGGGAATCCTCATTGCAGTGATTCTGGCGGTGTTTATCTGGTTCCTTCTCTATAAAACAGCAAAGGGATTTGAGCTGAGAGCGGTGGGCTTTAATAAGAGTGCGGCAGAATTTTCGGGCATTTATGTAAATAAAAACATCCTCCACTCCATGCTCATTTCCGGAGCCATCTGCGGATTGGCGGCGGCTCTTTATATTACAGGAAATTCTCCTCACGGAATCGCCACTTTGGCGGCCTTTGAAAACACGGGCTTTAACGGATTGTCGGTTTGTCTGATTGCAGCCAGTTCTCCTGTGGGCTGTATTTTTGCAGGGCTGCTGTTCGGCGGTTTGATCTATGGAGGCCAGTCCTTGCAGTATGAAGTAGGGGCTCCGTCAGAAATCATCAATATCGTCATCGGTGTTATCGTATTTTTTGTTGCGCTGACCCGTATCATTCCGCCGCTGGTGGACCGTTTTTCGAAGGGAGGAAAAAAACATGCTTAA
- a CDS encoding ABC transporter permease, translated as MLNSLMLFVGITLMYSTPLVFAALGGVVSERSGVTNIGIEGMMTIGAVTGATVGYYSGNAWAGFFAAGLAGGMIALLHAVASITCKADQTISGIAINLIGPGVALFACRLLFDGATMSLPVPNKIPKLFGSVNKGAFQNLNVDVTVVIALVLAVFLWFLLYKTKWGLHIRAVGEHPAAADTMGLNVYKIRYVCVLASGVLAGLGGASMTLAIIPQFTPTAISGQGFIALAAVIFGKWTPHGAYGACLLFGAAQALTVTLGGGRFAVPSSILAMLPYIITIVILILFVGKSSAPKASGQPYEKDAR; from the coding sequence ATGCTTAACAGTCTGATGCTGTTTGTGGGCATTACACTTATGTATTCCACTCCTTTGGTATTTGCTGCATTGGGAGGAGTGGTGTCGGAGCGGTCCGGCGTTACCAATATCGGAATTGAAGGTATGATGACCATCGGAGCGGTTACTGGGGCTACCGTTGGTTATTATTCAGGAAATGCCTGGGCAGGATTTTTTGCTGCCGGCCTGGCAGGAGGTATGATTGCCCTTCTTCATGCCGTTGCCTCCATTACATGCAAGGCTGATCAGACCATTTCCGGCATTGCCATCAATTTAATCGGTCCCGGTGTGGCTCTGTTTGCCTGCCGTCTTCTTTTTGACGGTGCCACCATGTCACTGCCGGTGCCAAATAAGATTCCCAAGCTGTTTGGAAGCGTAAACAAAGGGGCGTTTCAGAATTTAAATGTAGATGTAACGGTCGTCATTGCCCTTGTATTAGCGGTTTTTTTATGGTTTTTGCTTTATAAGACAAAATGGGGACTTCATATCCGGGCAGTGGGAGAGCATCCGGCAGCAGCGGATACCATGGGTCTTAATGTATATAAAATCAGGTATGTATGCGTTTTGGCTTCCGGTGTTTTGGCCGGCCTTGGCGGGGCGTCCATGACTCTTGCCATTATTCCCCAGTTTACGCCTACCGCCATCAGCGGACAGGGATTTATTGCATTGGCGGCCGTAATTTTCGGAAAATGGACTCCTCATGGGGCATATGGCGCCTGTTTATTATTCGGAGCGGCCCAGGCCCTTACCGTTACCCTGGGAGGGGGAAGATTTGCAGTTCCTTCCTCGATTCTGGCCATGCTGCCTTATATCATTACCATCGTGATCCTGATTCTGTTTGTAGGAAAGTCCTCTGCGCCCAAAGCCAGCGGACAGCCATACGAAAAAGATGCAAGATAA
- a CDS encoding Crp/Fnr family transcriptional regulator: protein MNDAMSLINELRSESREYLNNYLANAPKWLLEAFKIVKLKKGTTFIHENEPVDTIYILVEGIVKATDYRVQEITYDYTRFYPVEVFGAMEFLMGFDLYRTTLMTETDCRFLCVSKDQFSRWMLSDIHAVLEQVKAMGIYLLEQVRKERLFLFLQGSDRLFLLFLQIYRKSSRRGICRIQLTRKDLSNSTGLCVKTVNRCISQMEDNGYISREGRTIIINEEQYQRIKAVVAEKIDENEI, encoded by the coding sequence GTGAACGATGCTATGTCCTTAATCAATGAACTCCGCAGTGAGTCGCGGGAATATTTAAATAATTATCTGGCCAACGCGCCTAAATGGCTTCTGGAGGCATTTAAGATCGTAAAGCTGAAAAAAGGCACCACCTTTATTCATGAAAATGAACCCGTTGATACCATTTATATTCTGGTGGAGGGCATCGTAAAGGCGACGGATTACCGGGTTCAGGAGATTACCTACGATTATACAAGATTCTATCCGGTAGAGGTGTTCGGTGCCATGGAATTCCTCATGGGTTTTGACTTATACCGGACCACCTTGATGACAGAGACAGACTGCCGGTTTCTTTGCGTGTCAAAGGATCAGTTCAGCCGCTGGATGCTGTCGGATATCCATGCGGTTTTAGAACAGGTGAAGGCCATGGGAATCTATCTTCTGGAGCAGGTCAGGAAAGAGCGTCTGTTTTTATTTTTACAGGGAAGCGACAGACTGTTTCTGCTCTTTTTGCAGATTTACCGGAAATCCTCCCGCCGTGGCATCTGCCGCATACAGCTGACAAGAAAGGATTTGTCCAACAGCACAGGACTCTGTGTGAAGACAGTGAACCGGTGCATCAGCCAGATGGAGGACAATGGATATATCTCCCGGGAAGGAAGGACCATCATTATAAATGAAGAACAATACCAGCGGATCAAAGCGGTGGTAGCAGAAAAAATTGATGAGAATGAGATTTAG
- the udp gene encoding uridine phosphorylase — MTNYSETEGKQYHLQVGKGDVGRYVILPGDPKRCALIAKYFDNPRLIADNREYVTYTGTLDGQAVSVTSTGIGGPSAAIAMEELVMSGADTFIRVGTCGGMDMEVKSGDLVIANGAIRAEGTSREYAPIEFPAVPDFQVTNALAEAAKALEKPYHVGVVQCKDSFYGQHSPETKPVSHELLDKWKAWVDLGCKASEMESAALFIVASSLKVRAGSVFLVIANQERARHGLENPIVHDTDGAIRTAVEAIRFMIRQDEL; from the coding sequence ATGACTAATTATTCTGAAACAGAAGGAAAACAGTATCACCTCCAGGTGGGGAAAGGAGATGTGGGCAGGTATGTCATCCTGCCCGGAGATCCCAAGCGCTGTGCCCTGATTGCAAAATATTTTGACAATCCCAGGCTGATTGCGGACAACAGGGAGTATGTGACTTATACCGGTACCTTAGACGGCCAGGCGGTCAGTGTGACCTCCACGGGAATCGGAGGACCGTCGGCTGCAATTGCCATGGAAGAACTGGTGATGTCCGGTGCCGATACTTTTATCCGCGTGGGCACCTGCGGGGGAATGGATATGGAGGTAAAAAGCGGGGACTTGGTCATAGCTAACGGAGCCATCCGCGCGGAGGGAACCAGCAGGGAATACGCTCCCATCGAGTTTCCGGCAGTTCCGGATTTTCAAGTGACAAACGCCCTGGCAGAGGCGGCAAAAGCGCTGGAGAAACCGTATCATGTAGGAGTTGTCCAGTGTAAGGATTCTTTTTATGGGCAGCATTCTCCGGAGACAAAGCCTGTATCCCATGAACTCCTGGACAAATGGAAGGCATGGGTGGACTTAGGCTGTAAGGCTTCGGAGATGGAGTCGGCGGCACTCTTTATCGTTGCCAGCTCCCTTAAGGTGAGGGCCGGTTCCGTATTCCTGGTGATAGCTAATCAGGAACGGGCCAGACACGGCCTGGAAAATCCCATCGTCCATGATACGGATGGGGCCATCCGGACGGCGGTAGAGGCCATACGTTTCATGATCCGTCAGGATGAATTATAA
- the deoD gene encoding purine-nucleoside phosphorylase: MEMTPTAHNGAKKGEIAKTVLMPGDPLRAKYIAETYLENPVQVTSVRNMLGFTGTYKGKEISVMGGGMGMPSMGIYSYELYHFYDVDQIIRIGSAGALQDQVKLMDVVIAMGACTDSNYAYQFGLPGTFAPVADYGLLVKAAEAAGKLGTKVVVGNVLSSDVFYNHDTNVNDKWRGMGVLAVEMETAALYMNAAAAGKKALCLLTISDLIYGEEKLSAEERQLGFGKMMEIALEL; this comes from the coding sequence ATGGAGATGACACCAACCGCCCATAATGGGGCAAAAAAAGGAGAAATAGCAAAAACAGTTTTAATGCCTGGAGATCCTCTGCGGGCAAAGTACATTGCGGAAACGTATCTGGAAAATCCGGTTCAGGTGACGTCGGTCAGGAACATGCTCGGATTTACAGGGACCTATAAGGGAAAGGAAATTTCCGTTATGGGAGGCGGGATGGGAATGCCGTCCATGGGCATTTATTCCTATGAGCTGTACCATTTTTATGATGTGGACCAGATTATCCGCATCGGTTCAGCCGGTGCTTTACAGGACCAGGTGAAGCTTATGGATGTGGTGATTGCAATGGGTGCATGCACGGATTCCAATTACGCTTATCAGTTTGGCCTTCCGGGCACATTTGCTCCTGTTGCCGATTACGGACTTTTGGTAAAAGCGGCGGAAGCAGCCGGAAAACTGGGAACAAAAGTGGTCGTGGGCAATGTCCTTTCTTCTGATGTTTTCTATAATCACGATACCAATGTCAATGACAAGTGGCGCGGCATGGGGGTTTTAGCCGTGGAAATGGAAACAGCAGCTTTATACATGAATGCAGCTGCGGCCGGAAAGAAAGCCCTTTGTTTGCTGACAATTTCTGATTTGATTTATGGTGAAGAAAAACTCAGCGCAGAGGAGCGGCAGCTGGGATTTGGAAAAATGATGGAAATTGCCCTGGAACTGTAG
- a CDS encoding cytidine deaminase, translated as MKEKTEENAGTYGEALVEELPVKEMIDQAFEAMAKAYTPYSGFKVGAALLSADGTLYQGCNIENAAYTPSNCAERTAFFKAVSQGVREFKAICIVGGKGGVPTGITAPCGVCRQVMMEFCDPDTFRIILAAGREEYQIFSLKELLPMGFGPDNMGL; from the coding sequence ATGAAAGAAAAAACAGAGGAAAATGCCGGAACTTACGGGGAAGCGTTGGTAGAAGAGCTTCCTGTAAAGGAAATGATTGATCAGGCATTTGAGGCTATGGCAAAAGCCTATACTCCATATTCAGGATTTAAAGTGGGAGCAGCGCTGTTGTCTGCCGACGGTACATTGTATCAGGGATGCAATATTGAAAATGCTGCTTACACTCCCAGCAACTGTGCGGAGCGCACGGCATTTTTTAAGGCGGTCAGCCAGGGTGTGAGAGAATTTAAAGCCATTTGCATTGTTGGAGGAAAAGGGGGAGTTCCCACAGGGATCACGGCTCCCTGCGGAGTCTGCCGCCAGGTGATGATGGAATTCTGCGACCCGGACACGTTCCGGATCATATTGGCGGCAGGAAGAGAAGAGTATCAGATCTTTTCTTTGAAGGAACTGCTGCCAATGGGATTTGGACCGGATAATATGGGCTTATGA